One stretch of Solenopsis invicta isolate M01_SB chromosome 16, UNIL_Sinv_3.0, whole genome shotgun sequence DNA includes these proteins:
- the LOC113005423 gene encoding uncharacterized protein LOC113005423 — MSRCHPNVKLEMVEISNKENKSDSNVAAESLTKRRKVMEQNESDVDDVEMKENSPVSSTSSLTTVLSSRSETSVTSLPIMKNRQSTLDASFQNQKSFQDGGVKAAEFTNKLIFMIAKDNLPLATVEKEGFRTFVKTIAPLYKIPSRKTITSLIEEKYEFLSGLIKTQLSSVNNLCLTTDIWTDIINTKSFIGVTAHYIADEAHKSVTIGV, encoded by the exons ATGTCTCGATGCCATCCTAATGTGAAACTTGAAATGGTTGAAATAAGCAACAAGGAAAACAAATCAGACTCAAATGTTGCTGCAGAATCTTTAACCAAAAGGAGAAAAGTTAtg GAACAAAATGAATCCGATGTAGACGATGTTGAGATGAAGGAAAATTCTCCAGTTTCTTCGACTTCATCCTTAACAACTGTTTTGTCGAGTCGCTCAGAGACATCAGTAACGTCATTACCAATAATGAAAAATAGACAATCTACTCTTGATGCTTCGTTTCAAAATCAAAAATCATTTCAAG ATGGTGGAGTAAAAGCTGCTGAGTTTACTAATAAACTCATTTTTATGATTGCAAAGGATAATTTGCCGCTCGCAACAGTGGAAAAAGAAGGATTTCGAACGTTTGTAAAAACAATCGCTCCTTTATACAAGATTCCTAGCAGGAAAACTATAACGAGtctaattgaagaaaaatacgAATTTTTATCTGGATTGATAAAAACGCAACTTTCTTCAGTAAACAATCTGTGCTTAACAACCGATATATGGACAGatattataaacacaaaaaGTTTTATAGGCGTTACGGCCCATTACATAGCAGATGAAGCACATAAATCAGTAACTATTGGTGTTTAA
- the LOC120359809 gene encoding uncharacterized protein LOC120359809 has protein sequence MIDNIKEGSQTAYSLIAQEKVFAFTSMRKYTTCGYTLTRTEHPKLIIFETLPSVAVFKKFDRISNRDIFAYMNSKFVYVEKHIRTQINQMYRNILLQQCNLELRMLQNALAIATQSPDIFAYHFMREPGYMALLPGEVIHIIKCVPVEVRLAQTQNCYEQLPVLQENQTLFLTLQTHILLRQGTQVTCNTFAPPMYLLGDAWYKIIPKPIEASSPTIMKPLTKPTWKYINPGALATSGIYSQNDLEELRNHIMFPAERPSILNTVARGVMGQPTQLYEGSISNLIGEASFQKITTTIWERFGVNFYSLETSVWD, from the coding sequence ATGATCGATAATATAAAGGAAGGCTCACAAACTGCTTATTCGTTAATTGCACAGGAAAAGGTTTTCGCTTTTACTAGCATGAGAAAATACACGACGTGTGGTTATACGCTTACACGGACCGAACAcccaaaattaataatttttgaaactttaccCAGCGTtgcagttttcaaaaaattcgacCGAATATCTAATCGCGATATCTTCGCTTACATGAACTCAAAATTCGTTTATGTGGAAAAACACATACGTACGCAAATCAATCAAAtgtacagaaatattttattgcagcaatgtaACCTCGAACTAAGAATGTTGCAAAATGCCTTGGCCATAGCAACACAGTCACCCGATATTTTTGCTTATCACTTCATGAGAGAGCCCGGATACATGGCTCTCTTACCTGGAGAAGTAATTCACATAATAAAATGCGTACCTGTCGAAGTGAGATTGGCACAGACTCAAAATTGTTATGAACAATTACCAGTACTACAAGAaaatcaaacattatttttaacacttcAAACACACATATTATTGAGACAAGGCACACAGGTTACTTGTAATACTTTTGCCCCGCCTATGTATCTCCTAGGAGATGCTTGGTATAAAATTATTCCGAAACCAATAGAAGCATCATCGCCGACTATCATGAAACCGCTGACTAAACCTACGTGGAAATACATAAACCCTGGAGCGCTTGCCACCAGCGGCATATATTCACAAAACGATTTAGAAGAACTCAGAAATCACATAATGTTTCCTGCGGAAAGGCCTTCAATACTTAACACCGTAGCCAGAGGAGTAATGGGTCAACCAACTCAACTATACGAAGGATCAATCTCTAATCTCATTGGTGAGGCATCATTCCAGAAAATCACAACCACCATCTGGGAAAGGTTTGgggtaaatttttattctttggaaACATCAGTGTGGGATTAA